The following proteins are encoded in a genomic region of Desulfosporosinus youngiae DSM 17734:
- a CDS encoding redox-sensing transcriptional repressor Rex codes for MKTLKIPEATIIRLSVYSRHLTDVDRKGIITTSSGEIADGVGVSPAQVRKDLAYFGEFGTRGVGYNVKDLRQHIMRILGLSEDWSVALVGVGNLGLALSTYKGFRERGFIITSIFDSDPTKIGTKIQDVEVQPIDRIEEVVRQNRTQIGIVAVPAAAAQETVDHLLKAGVAAILNFAPIVVNVPPEIELRNVDLAVNLEVLTFNVCGQRCY; via the coding sequence TTGAAAACGCTAAAAATTCCTGAGGCAACAATTATTCGGCTCTCAGTTTACTCACGTCATTTGACTGACGTCGATCGGAAAGGAATTATCACCACTTCTTCGGGGGAAATTGCTGATGGAGTCGGCGTTAGTCCTGCACAGGTGCGGAAAGACTTAGCTTATTTTGGGGAGTTTGGGACGAGAGGCGTCGGTTATAATGTCAAAGATCTTCGCCAGCACATAATGAGAATTCTTGGCTTAAGTGAGGACTGGAGTGTGGCCTTAGTCGGAGTAGGTAACTTAGGCTTAGCTTTGAGTACTTATAAAGGATTCAGAGAACGAGGATTTATCATTACCAGCATTTTTGATTCAGATCCCACTAAGATTGGAACAAAGATTCAAGACGTTGAAGTTCAGCCGATTGATCGAATAGAGGAAGTCGTAAGACAAAACCGTACCCAAATAGGCATTGTCGCAGTACCTGCCGCAGCAGCGCAAGAAACCGTAGATCATTTGCTTAAAGCTGGAGTGGCGGCCATTCTGAATTTTGCTCCGATCGTTGTGAACGTTCCTCCGGAGATTGAGCTTCGCAATGTTGACCTGGCTGTAAACCTTGAAGTACTGACCTTTAATGTCTGCGGACAAAGGTGTTATTAA
- a CDS encoding nitroreductase family protein — protein sequence MTFLELAQTRRSLRTYLDKPVEPEKLEYILECARLAPSWKNMQCWRFIVVEDAAGRAAIADSMGESNPGRKALTSAPIVIVLCAVPKESEVWEGKDNMMLDAGLAMEHLILAATEQGLGTCWQGLFTEEKVRTAINAPDDVRVVAMTPLGYAAEERRPRPRKAMSEIVFKGKWGQA from the coding sequence ATGACGTTTCTAGAATTAGCCCAGACCCGTCGGAGTTTACGTACTTATTTGGATAAGCCGGTTGAACCGGAGAAACTCGAGTATATTTTAGAATGCGCACGGCTGGCGCCATCCTGGAAGAACATGCAGTGCTGGCGCTTTATTGTGGTTGAAGATGCCGCAGGGCGAGCAGCCATAGCTGACAGCATGGGGGAAAGCAATCCCGGTCGCAAGGCCTTGACCTCGGCTCCAATCGTTATTGTGCTCTGTGCGGTGCCCAAGGAATCCGAAGTATGGGAAGGCAAAGACAATATGATGCTTGATGCCGGGCTTGCCATGGAACACTTGATTCTGGCCGCCACGGAACAAGGCTTGGGGACATGCTGGCAAGGCTTGTTTACAGAGGAAAAAGTCCGTACAGCTATCAATGCTCCGGATGATGTTCGGGTTGTGGCTATGACTCCCTTAGGGTATGCTGCCGAAGAACGGCGTCCGCGTCCGCGCAAGGCTATGTCGGAAATTGTTTTCAAAGGAAAATGGGGCCAAGCCTAA
- a CDS encoding inorganic phosphate transporter, with protein MTSVSVMLVLVVFLALAFDYINGFHDTANAIATSVSTRALTPKRAVMMAAVLNLIGALYSTGVAQTIAKDIVSPTFVTQEVVVAALLSATAWNLLTWYFGIPSSSSHALIGGMAGAAVAKAGFSVLHWQGIGKIIAALVFSPIIGMALGFIVMKTLAFIFGNFTPSRLNQGFKKMQVISAGLLAFNHGSNDAQKSMGIITMALIAAGLQSQTDLNPHIWVKVSCALAMAAGTAAGGWKIIRTMGGKIFKLEPINGFAADLTSSAVIWSATVLPGLHLPVSTTHVVSGSIMGVGSAKRVSAVRWGVAQQMLVAWLVTIPSTSLFAALVYFGLSKLLL; from the coding sequence ATGACTAGTGTAAGCGTAATGCTGGTTCTTGTCGTATTTTTAGCCTTGGCTTTCGACTATATCAACGGATTTCATGATACGGCCAATGCCATTGCTACAAGTGTTTCGACAAGGGCTTTGACACCCAAGCGGGCAGTCATGATGGCTGCAGTCTTAAATCTGATCGGGGCGCTCTATAGTACGGGAGTCGCCCAAACCATTGCCAAAGACATTGTTTCTCCAACCTTTGTAACACAAGAGGTTGTGGTTGCGGCTTTACTCAGCGCTACCGCCTGGAATCTGCTTACCTGGTATTTTGGAATTCCCAGCAGCTCTTCCCATGCTTTGATTGGCGGAATGGCCGGAGCTGCCGTCGCTAAGGCAGGATTCAGCGTGTTACACTGGCAGGGCATCGGCAAGATAATAGCCGCACTGGTTTTTTCACCGATTATAGGGATGGCCCTCGGATTTATCGTTATGAAGACCTTAGCCTTTATTTTCGGAAATTTTACCCCATCCCGTCTCAATCAAGGCTTTAAAAAGATGCAAGTCATTTCGGCAGGGCTGCTGGCCTTTAACCATGGCTCTAATGACGCTCAAAAGTCAATGGGGATTATCACTATGGCACTTATCGCGGCGGGGTTACAATCTCAAACAGATCTTAATCCCCATATTTGGGTTAAAGTTTCCTGTGCCTTGGCAATGGCTGCAGGAACAGCCGCGGGTGGCTGGAAGATCATTCGTACTATGGGCGGGAAGATCTTCAAACTCGAGCCCATCAATGGGTTTGCGGCAGATTTGACATCTTCGGCGGTTATCTGGTCGGCGACAGTTTTACCGGGGCTCCATCTCCCTGTTTCCACGACCCATGTTGTCTCCGGCTCGATCATGGGGGTAGGAAGCGCCAAACGGGTTTCGGCAGTGCGCTGGGGCGTGGCTCAACAAATGCTGGTAGCCTGGCTTGTGACGATCCCCTCAACTTCGCTTTTTGCGGCACTTGTCTACTTTGGACTTTCAAAACTTCTTCTTTAG
- a CDS encoding cell wall-binding repeat-containing protein yields the protein MRKTKKALATLAIAGMTLSMLPFNAFAAVTVPERLAGVTAEQTAVKIAERTGWTGSAILASSASYGMVDALTAGPLASVLEAPILLQGAGDELNKDTKAELERLEVETVYVTSGTAVISQAVLDQLEDMDITVVSLGGNDRFDTSVNIAKQMIELEAPVSKVAVAYGWKNQDALSIASIAAAQTQPILLTEAASIPESVQEFLSENEDIVSTDIIGGTAVISDDIADEFPDATRHFGMTAYDTNVEVLKAFEDIIEYDHVFVANGETAIDALAGAPLAAQYNAGIILTDGSANEGTAYVSGKLSADSVVTALGGTAVVPDSALKDLIEAQAAAAAKLAAIEKIDGIELDGDASEITAQDLIAAGVAEADVIEANLEAYQTAISAAADEGLNSAEKIQAMVTAVNAAKAAEAAIAKIDGIELDGDASEITAQDLIDAGVAADDVIEANLEAYQTAISAAEDEALDSTEKIQAMVTAVNTAAAEEQAAAAKAAAIAKIDGIAKDGDAAGVTLQDLIDAGVAEADVLAANLEAYQTAISAAEDEALDSTEEIQAMVASVNEASAEDEDQAE from the coding sequence ATGAGAAAGACTAAAAAAGCCTTAGCAACCTTAGCCATCGCAGGTATGACTTTAAGCATGCTTCCTTTCAATGCCTTTGCTGCGGTTACAGTTCCTGAACGCTTAGCAGGAGTAACAGCTGAACAAACTGCCGTAAAAATTGCTGAACGTACTGGTTGGACAGGCTCTGCTATTCTCGCTTCTTCCGCTTCTTATGGCATGGTTGATGCTTTGACTGCCGGCCCGCTCGCTTCCGTCCTTGAGGCTCCTATTCTTCTGCAAGGGGCTGGAGATGAACTGAACAAAGACACTAAAGCTGAACTTGAACGACTTGAAGTTGAAACGGTTTATGTTACCAGCGGAACTGCGGTGATCAGTCAGGCCGTTCTGGATCAGCTTGAAGATATGGATATCACAGTGGTTTCCCTTGGCGGAAACGATCGATTCGACACCTCTGTTAATATTGCTAAGCAAATGATCGAACTGGAAGCTCCAGTGAGCAAGGTTGCTGTTGCTTACGGCTGGAAGAACCAGGACGCCCTCTCCATCGCCTCTATTGCTGCTGCTCAGACTCAGCCGATTCTCCTGACCGAGGCGGCGTCAATTCCTGAAAGTGTCCAGGAGTTCCTGTCTGAGAATGAGGATATTGTTTCAACCGATATTATTGGCGGAACCGCCGTAATCAGTGACGATATCGCAGATGAGTTTCCTGACGCCACCCGCCACTTTGGCATGACAGCTTATGACACCAATGTTGAAGTGCTTAAGGCTTTTGAGGATATTATAGAGTATGATCATGTTTTCGTAGCTAATGGGGAAACTGCCATTGATGCTTTAGCCGGGGCACCTCTTGCCGCTCAATATAACGCAGGCATCATTCTTACAGACGGTTCTGCCAATGAAGGCACAGCCTATGTGAGCGGCAAATTGTCGGCTGACAGTGTGGTAACTGCTTTAGGTGGTACGGCGGTTGTTCCGGACAGCGCCCTTAAAGACTTGATTGAAGCTCAAGCTGCAGCAGCCGCAAAATTAGCGGCGATCGAGAAGATTGACGGTATCGAACTGGATGGAGATGCCTCTGAGATAACTGCTCAGGATCTTATTGCTGCCGGTGTCGCTGAGGCCGACGTCATTGAAGCCAACCTGGAAGCTTACCAAACGGCTATTTCCGCAGCAGCGGACGAGGGTCTTAACTCCGCGGAAAAAATTCAGGCTATGGTTACCGCGGTAAATGCCGCTAAGGCTGCCGAGGCTGCTATTGCAAAAATTGACGGTATTGAACTTGATGGGGATGCCTCTGAAATAACCGCTCAGGATCTTATTGATGCCGGTGTCGCCGCGGACGATGTTATTGAAGCCAACCTGGAAGCTTACCAAACCGCTATTTCCGCAGCGGAAGACGAAGCCCTTGACTCCACTGAGAAAATTCAGGCTATGGTTACTGCCGTGAACACAGCTGCAGCCGAGGAACAAGCTGCAGCGGCAAAAGCAGCAGCCATCGCGAAGATTGACGGTATCGCTAAAGATGGGGATGCTGCCGGCGTGACCCTTCAAGATCTGATTGACGCCGGTGTAGCAGAAGCTGACGTTCTTGCAGCCAATCTGGAAGCTTATCAAACCGCTATTTCCGCAGCAGAAGACGAGGCCCTTGACTCCACTGAGGAAATTCAAGCTATGGTTGCCAGCGTAAACGAGGCTTCCGCTGAAGATGAAGACCAAGCTGAATAA
- a CDS encoding FMN-binding glutamate synthase family protein, giving the protein MIAAGILFNVAYFVGRRSFRTTVQRIFGLVLERLLRDKYHENLMELWSAVRRTSLQTILEISLRAEEGKLIQRPLGSAKPLPHYDTLMFVPGQMARLPKEAHFPVDMKVTLGAKAEKPLQIDIPLMIGGMGYGIGLSEEAKKALARAAKQMGTVTNSGEGPFLQEERDEAGKFVWQISRSPWGHSPQGIAAADMIEVQMGQGARMGPYTIEPYAVKGKAQKLMGISPVETVVTPAVIPGIQTPWDWPKYVSDLREEAAGKPIAIKLMATGALERDLAVCLEADFDVIVLGGAQGGASGASPLICDDLGIPSLLALVRAERFLREQGARKEVSLVVGGGYSTPGECLKAIALGADAICMGTVPLFALIHNQIHKVLPWEPLTQLVWYDSPYKHRLDIPLASKSVANVLKSMVMEMEEGVRALGKTSLSELGPNDLVALDEWTAKITGVKCAW; this is encoded by the coding sequence ATGATTGCCGCCGGAATCCTTTTTAATGTCGCTTACTTTGTTGGCAGACGCTCCTTCCGGACCACCGTCCAACGGATTTTTGGATTGGTTTTAGAAAGACTCCTGCGAGACAAATATCACGAAAATCTAATGGAGCTTTGGAGTGCGGTTCGCCGGACCTCCCTGCAAACTATCTTGGAAATCAGTTTGCGGGCAGAAGAAGGAAAGCTTATTCAGCGGCCCTTAGGCTCGGCAAAACCCCTGCCTCATTACGATACCCTGATGTTTGTACCCGGCCAAATGGCCCGTCTTCCTAAAGAGGCCCATTTTCCAGTCGATATGAAGGTAACCCTTGGCGCCAAAGCAGAGAAACCTCTTCAAATTGACATTCCATTGATGATTGGCGGCATGGGTTACGGAATAGGGCTTAGCGAAGAGGCTAAAAAGGCCTTAGCCAGAGCAGCAAAACAAATGGGGACTGTCACCAATTCAGGGGAGGGACCATTTTTACAAGAGGAGCGTGATGAGGCCGGCAAATTTGTCTGGCAAATCAGCCGGAGTCCCTGGGGGCACAGTCCCCAAGGAATTGCTGCTGCAGATATGATTGAAGTGCAGATGGGCCAAGGGGCCAGGATGGGGCCTTATACTATTGAACCTTATGCGGTGAAGGGCAAGGCACAAAAACTAATGGGCATATCCCCTGTGGAAACAGTCGTTACCCCGGCGGTAATCCCCGGAATTCAGACCCCTTGGGATTGGCCGAAGTATGTCTCGGATTTGCGTGAAGAAGCGGCGGGAAAACCCATTGCTATTAAGCTTATGGCGACGGGTGCCTTGGAAAGGGACTTGGCCGTCTGTTTAGAAGCGGATTTTGATGTCATCGTTCTCGGCGGAGCTCAAGGCGGGGCGTCCGGCGCATCCCCGCTGATTTGCGATGATTTGGGAATTCCAAGTTTGTTGGCCCTTGTTCGGGCGGAACGTTTTTTGCGCGAGCAGGGTGCTCGAAAAGAGGTCAGTCTGGTGGTCGGGGGAGGATATTCGACACCCGGAGAGTGCCTGAAAGCCATAGCGCTGGGGGCGGATGCCATTTGTATGGGAACCGTTCCTCTGTTTGCTTTAATTCATAACCAGATTCATAAAGTACTTCCCTGGGAGCCATTAACACAGTTGGTTTGGTATGATTCTCCTTATAAGCACCGGCTGGATATCCCTTTGGCAAGTAAAAGTGTAGCTAATGTCCTTAAATCAATGGTCATGGAAATGGAAGAGGGGGTACGGGCTCTTGGAAAAACATCCTTGTCAGAGCTTGGCCCCAACGATCTTGTTGCTTTAGACGAATGGACGGCCAAAATAACCGGAGTAAAGTGCGCCTGGTAA
- a CDS encoding bifunctional folylpolyglutamate synthase/dihydrofolate synthase encodes MSEKILEQEYQESLQYLTNMTTFGINFGLGRIKELLKRVGNPESNLRVVHIGGTNGKGSTTVMIARILREAGYKVGVFTSPHMHDYRERMVINGLMISKEDVIQMIGRVRPHLEDMVAEGFEHPTEFEVSTALALLYFAEKNVDYAMIEVGLGGAIDSTNVVTPLISVITNVAMDHMDYLGSDVVSIAKVKAGIIKPESVVVTASEDPEVIKVLRDQAKAMDVPLYLVGEDVRWESKWSGELEQEFDLVGLHANFSKLRLRLMGLHQLRNAATAVTVCEVLQSDYGVTIPREAIYSGLREVEWIGRLELLSLNPKILLDGAHNVDGAKALAQAIPNYTRDRLVLCLGMLADKEREKVVQMLVPLADEIVITRPNSPRAGDWKALGMLAEQYGRPVTCIEDPKEAVLFALTRLGEKDMLCVTGSIYMLADARQALIEQVKLK; translated from the coding sequence ATGTCTGAGAAAATTCTTGAACAGGAATACCAAGAGAGCTTGCAATACCTCACGAACATGACAACCTTCGGTATTAATTTTGGGTTGGGTCGTATTAAAGAACTTCTGAAGCGGGTCGGAAATCCGGAAAGCAACCTGCGTGTCGTACATATCGGCGGCACAAACGGCAAAGGTTCGACAACCGTCATGATCGCCCGAATACTGCGGGAAGCCGGGTATAAAGTCGGGGTCTTTACCTCGCCCCATATGCATGATTATCGGGAGCGTATGGTCATTAATGGCCTCATGATTTCCAAAGAAGATGTGATTCAGATGATTGGCCGCGTGCGTCCCCATCTGGAGGATATGGTTGCCGAAGGCTTCGAGCATCCCACAGAGTTTGAAGTGAGCACGGCACTTGCGCTCCTTTATTTCGCTGAGAAAAATGTTGATTATGCCATGATTGAAGTAGGGTTAGGCGGAGCTATCGATTCCACCAATGTGGTGACCCCTTTAATCTCCGTCATTACCAATGTGGCTATGGATCACATGGATTATTTAGGTTCGGACGTAGTTTCCATAGCCAAAGTAAAAGCAGGTATCATTAAACCTGAATCCGTAGTGGTTACAGCCTCCGAAGATCCGGAGGTGATAAAGGTCCTGCGTGACCAGGCCAAGGCCATGGATGTCCCCCTTTATCTGGTCGGGGAAGATGTCCGCTGGGAAAGCAAGTGGAGCGGGGAATTGGAGCAGGAATTTGACCTGGTCGGTTTACATGCTAATTTTTCTAAATTGCGCCTGCGGCTGATGGGCTTACACCAACTGCGCAACGCTGCTACAGCAGTGACGGTTTGCGAAGTCCTGCAAAGCGACTATGGGGTAACCATCCCCAGAGAGGCTATATACAGCGGATTACGCGAGGTGGAATGGATCGGCCGCTTAGAACTGCTTTCCTTAAATCCCAAGATCCTCCTCGATGGGGCCCATAATGTGGATGGAGCAAAAGCCTTAGCGCAGGCGATCCCCAACTATACCCGCGACCGCCTCGTCCTATGTTTAGGGATGCTGGCAGACAAGGAGCGGGAAAAAGTCGTGCAAATGCTGGTGCCTCTGGCGGATGAAATCGTCATCACCCGTCCCAATTCTCCCCGGGCCGGGGACTGGAAAGCCCTGGGGATGTTAGCTGAACAATACGGCAGGCCCGTAACCTGCATTGAAGACCCTAAGGAAGCCGTCCTTTTTGCACTCACTCGTTTGGGGGAAAAGGACATGCTTTGTGTAACAGGTTCAATCTATATGTTGGCAGATGCCCGCCAAGCCCTGATCGAACAGGTTAAATTAAAGTAA
- a CDS encoding DUF47 domain-containing protein — protein sequence MFKMSPKEDKFFQLFTENTEIITKSLKRLHGIMQQDSVSAEDAAQMHRFENEADTITTQILDRLNCTFITPLDREDIYELAQVLDDIVDFAEGTVERMLIYRTGKPSLGAQELVHLVELSAEQIHMAFSFLGNLHSKKSNILAAAEEIYHLESAGDKLYREEVARLFQHEKDPIEIIKWKEILEHIEATLDHCESIADLLKSVVLKYD from the coding sequence ATGTTCAAGATGTCACCTAAAGAAGATAAGTTTTTTCAACTCTTTACAGAAAATACCGAAATTATCACAAAATCTCTGAAAAGACTCCATGGGATTATGCAGCAGGATTCCGTATCAGCAGAAGACGCTGCCCAAATGCATCGTTTTGAAAACGAAGCAGACACGATCACGACTCAAATCCTGGATCGCTTGAATTGCACCTTCATAACTCCGCTGGACCGGGAAGATATCTATGAGCTGGCCCAAGTTCTTGATGATATCGTTGATTTTGCCGAGGGTACGGTGGAACGGATGCTCATCTATCGTACCGGCAAACCCTCACTGGGAGCCCAGGAACTTGTTCATTTGGTGGAATTGTCTGCTGAGCAGATCCATATGGCGTTCTCCTTCTTAGGGAACCTTCACTCCAAAAAGTCGAATATACTGGCGGCGGCTGAAGAAATTTACCATTTAGAAAGTGCCGGGGACAAGCTCTATCGTGAAGAAGTAGCCCGTTTGTTCCAGCATGAGAAAGATCCTATTGAGATTATCAAATGGAAAGAGATTCTGGAGCATATTGAAGCAACCTTGGATCACTGTGAATCCATAGCGGATCTTCTCAAAAGTGTGGTCTTAAAATATGACTAG
- a CDS encoding valine--tRNA ligase produces MPENKKAEMATAYDSSSVEGKWSQYWEENGFFHEEVNKDKPAFSIVMPPPNVTGALHLGHAMDSTIQDILTRFKRMQGFNTLWVPGTDHAGIATQAKVEGQLAKEGTNRHELGREKFLERVWEWKTQYGGRITQQLRRLGSSCDWERERFTMDEGCSRAVREAFVDLYDKGLIYRGNYIVNWCPHCHTTISDIEVEHNDRDGNLYHLRYPVKHSNESLIVATTRPETMLGDTAVAVHPEDERYQHLIGKTLILPLMNREIPIIADEYVDREFGTGAVKITPAHDPNDFEIGLRHKLPQVIVLDKQAKMNENAGKFQGLDRFEARKAIVEELKTSGVLVKIDAHAHAVGECYRCSTIIEPLVSKQWFVKMEPLAEPAIDVVRDGRLEFVPDRFDKIYLGWMENIRDWCISRQLWWGHRIPVWYCGKCGAEICSKEDPSSCPACGSDQLKQDPDVLDTWFSSGLWPFSTLGWPEKTPELEQFYPTSVLVTGRDIIFFWVARMIFMAMEFKREVPFRKVMIHGLVLDAQGRKMSKSLGNGVDPIEVIEQYGADTLRFMLITGNTPGNDLRFHPERLEATRNFSNKIWNASRYVLLNLEDYQEGPRGELALADRWILTRYAATIENVTKALDNFDLGEAGRLLYEFIWNEFCDWYIELTKPRLYNKENGAARHTAQSVLFEVLEGTLRLLHPFMPFLTEEIWQNFPVQGKSLMIQPWPELPACNDAAAERNMTLLMDAIKAIRNIRAEMKVSPGQKVEIIMLAPDENQRAVLENGKADILKLAGGASVELFESLPEKPSQSASAVLEGVEIYLPLKGLMDLDKEVARIEKEIALAVQDQKTLETKLNNPGFTNKAPAAVVAKERERLEGLLARKAALEERLSELKQV; encoded by the coding sequence ATGCCAGAGAACAAAAAAGCGGAAATGGCGACAGCGTACGATTCCAGCTCAGTTGAAGGAAAATGGTCGCAGTATTGGGAGGAAAATGGTTTTTTTCATGAAGAAGTGAACAAGGACAAGCCGGCGTTCAGTATTGTTATGCCTCCGCCGAATGTCACGGGCGCTCTGCACCTTGGACATGCCATGGATAGTACGATCCAGGATATTTTGACTCGCTTTAAGCGGATGCAGGGTTTTAATACCCTCTGGGTTCCGGGAACGGACCATGCCGGGATCGCTACTCAGGCTAAGGTTGAAGGGCAGTTAGCCAAGGAAGGCACCAATCGTCATGAACTGGGACGGGAGAAGTTTTTAGAACGGGTTTGGGAGTGGAAAACCCAGTATGGCGGGCGTATCACCCAGCAATTACGCAGGCTGGGATCGTCTTGTGACTGGGAACGTGAGCGGTTCACCATGGATGAAGGATGTTCGCGGGCGGTCAGGGAGGCATTTGTTGATTTATATGACAAAGGCCTCATTTATCGCGGAAATTATATCGTTAACTGGTGTCCTCATTGTCATACGACGATTTCGGATATTGAGGTGGAACATAATGACCGGGATGGGAACTTATATCATCTGCGTTACCCGGTTAAACATAGTAACGAGTCTTTAATCGTGGCGACCACCCGGCCGGAAACGATGCTTGGCGACACGGCAGTGGCAGTTCATCCGGAGGATGAGCGCTATCAGCATCTGATTGGAAAAACCTTAATCCTGCCGTTAATGAATCGGGAAATCCCGATTATTGCCGATGAATACGTGGATCGTGAGTTTGGGACGGGTGCGGTAAAAATCACCCCAGCCCATGACCCCAACGACTTTGAAATCGGACTTCGCCATAAATTGCCTCAGGTTATCGTCTTGGACAAACAAGCTAAAATGAATGAAAATGCCGGTAAATTTCAAGGGCTGGACCGTTTTGAGGCCCGTAAAGCGATTGTCGAAGAGCTTAAAACCTCTGGAGTCCTGGTTAAAATCGATGCTCATGCCCATGCAGTTGGAGAATGCTATCGCTGCTCTACGATCATTGAACCATTAGTCAGCAAGCAATGGTTTGTAAAGATGGAACCCTTAGCAGAGCCGGCCATTGATGTTGTGCGGGATGGACGATTAGAATTTGTTCCTGATCGCTTCGATAAAATCTATCTTGGCTGGATGGAGAATATCCGGGATTGGTGCATCTCCAGACAGTTGTGGTGGGGTCACCGCATTCCTGTTTGGTATTGCGGGAAATGCGGGGCTGAAATCTGCTCCAAGGAGGACCCTTCAAGTTGTCCGGCCTGTGGATCAGACCAGCTCAAACAAGATCCCGACGTTTTGGATACCTGGTTTTCCTCCGGACTATGGCCTTTTTCTACATTAGGCTGGCCGGAAAAAACGCCCGAACTAGAACAGTTTTACCCGACCTCTGTTTTAGTGACCGGGAGGGATATCATTTTCTTCTGGGTGGCCCGGATGATTTTCATGGCTATGGAGTTTAAGCGGGAAGTACCTTTCCGCAAGGTCATGATTCATGGACTGGTTCTGGATGCGCAAGGCCGGAAGATGAGTAAATCCTTAGGCAACGGTGTGGACCCCATTGAAGTGATTGAACAGTATGGAGCGGATACCTTGCGCTTCATGCTGATCACAGGAAATACACCTGGAAATGATCTGCGTTTCCACCCGGAACGGCTTGAAGCAACTCGCAATTTCTCCAACAAGATTTGGAATGCTTCCCGTTATGTCCTCTTAAATTTAGAAGACTACCAAGAAGGGCCAAGGGGAGAACTGGCCCTGGCGGACCGCTGGATACTAACCCGCTATGCCGCCACCATTGAGAACGTCACAAAGGCTCTGGACAATTTCGATCTTGGTGAAGCCGGACGCCTGCTCTATGAGTTTATTTGGAATGAGTTCTGTGATTGGTACATTGAGCTGACCAAGCCGCGCCTCTACAACAAGGAAAATGGTGCAGCCCGTCATACTGCCCAATCCGTACTTTTCGAAGTTCTCGAAGGAACCCTGCGCCTCTTGCATCCCTTTATGCCGTTCTTAACTGAAGAAATATGGCAGAATTTCCCTGTTCAGGGGAAAAGCCTCATGATACAGCCCTGGCCTGAACTGCCGGCCTGCAATGATGCAGCAGCCGAAAGGAATATGACCCTTCTCATGGATGCTATTAAAGCGATCCGTAATATCCGCGCGGAGATGAAGGTGTCACCCGGGCAGAAAGTCGAGATCATCATGCTCGCCCCGGATGAGAACCAGCGCGCCGTCCTGGAAAACGGCAAGGCTGATATTTTGAAATTAGCCGGAGGCGCCAGCGTCGAATTGTTTGAATCCCTGCCGGAAAAGCCCTCACAATCAGCCAGTGCCGTTTTAGAGGGCGTTGAAATCTACCTCCCTTTAAAAGGGCTGATGGATTTGGATAAAGAAGTTGCCCGTATTGAAAAGGAGATTGCCTTAGCGGTCCAGGATCAGAAGACCTTGGAAACAAAACTCAATAACCCTGGCTTTACAAACAAGGCACCGGCGGCTGTGGTAGCTAAAGAACGGGAACGCTTAGAAGGACTCTTAGCCCGCAAAGCAGCTTTAGAAGAACGCCTGAGCGAATTAAAACAAGTTTAG
- a CDS encoding SPOR domain-containing protein, with the protein MKTKFQVVLVLISGIIALALLTWGIGKIYLELLGQPGREQVVGVLAQNHEKTGRDTILVLPKTTFWTCQVGVFQKEGNARSVREQLNAKGLKAEVISADPWIVAIGIGHSADELKPLRLRLEEEGLPTIPKQISLPERSFRVAGNGAQLTTELLTNVNDILQKGFTEEALAKEEQLWTTQAGDHSPADLEALHENYCRIRSKTTPEERKAIGLSLFFEFQRVINKFSGK; encoded by the coding sequence ATGAAGACAAAGTTTCAAGTGGTGCTCGTCTTGATTTCAGGAATCATAGCTTTGGCTTTATTAACTTGGGGAATCGGCAAAATTTATTTGGAGCTCTTAGGCCAGCCCGGTAGGGAGCAGGTTGTCGGTGTTCTGGCCCAAAACCACGAAAAAACAGGCCGGGACACCATATTGGTCCTGCCTAAAACAACCTTTTGGACCTGTCAGGTTGGGGTTTTCCAAAAAGAAGGAAATGCCCGGTCGGTCAGAGAACAACTTAATGCCAAAGGGTTAAAGGCAGAAGTGATAAGTGCCGATCCCTGGATTGTTGCTATTGGTATAGGGCATTCTGCCGATGAGCTTAAACCTTTGCGATTGCGTTTAGAGGAAGAAGGTCTCCCGACGATTCCCAAACAAATTTCGCTTCCGGAACGATCCTTTCGGGTCGCAGGAAACGGTGCTCAGCTGACCACAGAACTATTGACGAATGTCAACGATATACTTCAAAAGGGGTTTACTGAGGAAGCTCTTGCTAAGGAAGAGCAGCTCTGGACGACCCAGGCCGGTGATCATTCTCCCGCAGATCTGGAAGCACTTCATGAAAACTATTGCCGGATACGCTCAAAAACTACGCCGGAAGAGCGAAAAGCTATCGGATTATCATTATTTTTTGAGTTCCAGAGGGTTATTAATAAGTTTTCTGGTAAATAA